A window of Solanum stenotomum isolate F172 chromosome 9, ASM1918654v1, whole genome shotgun sequence genomic DNA:
TAAGATGTATGGAGACCTTATTCCTACCTTTGTAATGTAAATAGGTTGTCTCTAATTGACCCACAACTCAAAAAGAAAGTATCCGACACATAAAAGGAGAAGTTAGTACTTTGAAGCTCTAGTATGCAAAGTGAATATACTTTTATACAGCAACATAGAGTGAAGTATGAACTCAGACCTTACTCCTATCTCGTGAAGGTAGAGAagtttaaaaaaagaacatcACTACAGTAAAAGGGTAGCATCTTCCAAAATACGAAAGTAAAATATGGCAAAACGCAAAACTCTAGAGCTTCTGCTTGTAGAACTTTGACTAGTAACTAGTAAGACGAGTCATTTCACCAGGATACATAATCAGCCTAACTCTTCATAAAATCTGTGGAGTCTATATAGCGTTCGAAGATTAAGCACTTGGATTAAACATTACAATAAACTCAATCATCTTGGTTGCTTGGGGAAGTGCAACTTGATCAGCGTTGGTAGTTCAGTCAGCTCAACCTGGGGCTTACCCAACAAGACACTCTTCAACTTTTCATCGCAATTAACCAAGTTCTTGTTGTTCGGATCCTAAAAGCAGAACATCACAGAGAAGTCATGATAAAGCTAAAATCATTGCAGTTCTGTCAAAAACTGATCGAGTGTAATATTTGAAGCAACATAACAACTAGAAAAAATATCTATAACAGCTTCCCACAGCATAGTTAAAATGTGTATAAATCATATGAGAACATGAGAAGGATTGAGTGAACTAAATGAAGGGAGAAATCAACAATTATTTCCTCTGTGAATAGGGAAACAAATTGCTTCATAAAAGGAATAATTAAACGGATGTGAGAAATAGAGATAAACCATGCCGAGAAGTGATCCAACGGTTCACCTATACATGTTGGAGTTACATCCACAGTTACAGACGCAGTGAAACATATATACCCATTAGTCTTATGTTGTTTGCTTAGCTATAACCTTTAAGCAGCCTCCTGGTTCTATGCTAGACTTAAGTGCTGTATATCCATGTCCtcactctatatttttttttaaatcagaaCATCGTTTACAAGAAAACCATGCCAGAGGTTAAAGAAGCAGATTCTTTACAATTAGAATATCATTTACTAATTAATATCACTAATGCGAAAAGCTACTTGTTCTAACTCCTAAGTTTTATGGGAACCATTCCATTTTAAGACGTCCAAAAAGGCATCATTCCGTTTAACTTTCAgaacaaaagaattcaaattcATTACACTAAAACTTTAAACTTTGATCTCAATGATTTCTCTATCAAACCAACTTCTCAACAATTACTTTAttactttcttccttttttaataatgtaatatataattcaaataacaTCTTAAACTTCCAAATAAGTCAAATACTTGCAATATAAAATGGGATGGAAGACCCATCAACCATGATAAACCCCTTTCAAGTTTATCCTTGTTTACTCATTAATGTGGTTTAATAAAATGGGCTTAAAAGCACAGCTAAAGATATCCCAGATATGGAAGGGGTTGTCTTTGAAACGGAGTAAATACGAACATATGGTTCTGCGACCAGAAACCATAATAATACAGAAGCTAATATAGGTACCTGGAGATTGTTCTCTTTGATGTAAGACCAGACACGCTTAAAACAACCCAAGCGGGAGGTCTGTGACTGACCCATGAACTCTCTAAGTGTTGAAGGGAGATTTACAAGGTCAATCAAATTGGCTAACTTTTTTGGGTTGTCTGTCATAACCTTTTTCATCCGCTGTGGCAGCATTTTGTTAGCTTCTCGCTCCCCTGCAAGGAGAAAAAAATCTTCCCATTAGATTCTTGTCCCCGCTGGATATCAAAAGATTCTAGCTTTCCTCCAACACAATAAACTGAGCATAACCAGGCAGAGCAACAAGCCTGTCTACAGCTTAGGCACAACACAATAGCTTTGGTGTAGACctgtatttatatttaaaatctaattaagTGGGCGTTTGGAcgtaaaaattgtgaaattcataaaaaagtAGTATGTGATTTTCAAGTTGAAATGGGTAGCATGAATACAAATTGGAATTGTTTTAGAATTTCTGTGAGTGATTCAGAGCGAGAATTGTGAAAATAACTtgtttgggtttttcaaattcTGAAAAATTGTATCAACTCTATGTCAAAACAGTTATCCAGGATAAAATCCCGGACAAAAGTGAATAATCCTAGCCAAACAGGcacttaatatatataaataggtTATCAAgaatccattaagctatatttTCTAGAATCTAAAACCCATAAACTCAAAATCCTAACACCACAAGATCATTCATGCTCAGACCATGAAAAGGTGTCACTTTTCAGGTATATTGGAAAAGGCAAAATCAAATCTTTACTTAGAACTACGGTTGGAGAGCTTAAAAATGAAACGCACAAGCATAATTGAACACTACAATTTGTAAGaggcatttcatcaaacacatagagttcaacaaaaaaaaaaactctctacTGAGAAACCGCAAAGTAGGAAAATTGGGACAAAGTCAGTGTTGCAGTAATAGAAGAGCCATAACAAGGAGAAAGAGGCCACAGACCTCGTCACTCGTCAGCAATGGAATTTGGGAGCAACAATTTGGTGCTCGCCGTTCTGCCAATTCCTTTTTCAGCTTCTTTTTATTTCCTCTGCAAGGGGCTTGGCCATATAAGTACTAGTTGGCTTAATACAATTTATTTGCCTAAATACCATTAGTTATAATtgattagatatttttttattagacttttgattattttatttttgtatattttctcgAGTGATTGTTACAACTCAATAATATATCGAGTGATATTCCATAAGTTGAATTTGAGAAGGGTAGGTATCTTTATATCTTACCTCTACTTTTATGTAGATACAATATGGGGACTTTCCTGTTATCGATCCTGGTAGTACGATTGTCCAAACACGCCAAGTTTTAAAGTTCTGATAGAATTTAGTGTGTTAATATTGGTACAATCGCATCCTTCAAATAATCgtagataaaaatattaatgatatgatttgagcaccatgaggtctcaggttcaattCTCAACAGAGAAAAACACTAGGTCATTTCTTGTCATCTGTTCTTGCCTTGGTAGACAGAGTTATTTGGTACTTATTACTAATGGGAGGTGGCAGGTATTCCTTGGAAACAAGATGCGTGTAAGCAAGTTGGATAGGACATCActgttatataaaaaaaaggacGTAAAGCATCATGCTTGTCCAATTGATGTTGATATACATAATTAAAAGAGATGACATAATTTATGTCTATCTAATAGACGTTTGAGACCACACATGAAaggttttttcaaaaatttgaattgaaagtATCACATAGAAacattttatcatgttttcaatTGAAACAAGATGTAGTTGTCGATTTATTAATAGTATACTTTAATTAGATAACCTAAGAAGACCACAAGGAGCACCAGTGGTCTAGTAGCAGAATAATACCCTGCCACGGTATAGACCCAAGTTCGATTCCTGGCTGGTGCATTTGAGCCGTGAGGAGATATATGCGTCTTATGCGGTGATTTGGGTCTCCGCAATTGTCTGATTCTAAGACGATTAAATAGCGCATCTGAGctctcaagttttttttttttaatttattaatttttaaaaaacttattaatGCACGTTTTAATCTTAAATTTAAATGAATTGAGTTTAGCATCTTCTAAACGCAATATATTTACCCCTCGTAAAGGTAGAGGTAAGGACTGCATACACCCTATCCATCCTAGACTCGTTTGTGAGATTACACTGGTACGTTGTTGTTGAGTTTCAAATCTTTACATTATGAGTCCACTTCATACTGGTGGTGTTTGCACCGTTCAATGAATACATGACAAGTGTTTTTACATACCCTAacataacataatcataattaattattgcACATTTTTATCTTTGGTTTTTATATTGAACCATGCTAACACAGAAATAAAGATCTTCATGTATTCAAAATTCTgaagaaaatatgtttatatgtGCCACTATAATTGCCAGCTGATAGAATGTGTTCATTAGTCCTTGTTGAACCCAAAATTGAATGTAGAAATTCTCAATGTGAGAGACAAAAAAGGAATAAGGTTACAAGATATAGCAAACCAAATTCAGGCAgtaataaacttcaaattctactAGCTCAAGGCTGCGATTAGTCATAAGGATTCCTGAAATTCTTGAGAAGTTCAGGGATGTCATAACCAAGCATATCGTCAACATCTTGTATCATCTTTGGCTTCAACTTCTCGAATCTGTCAAAGCTATAACCACCGAGAACTTCTCTGAAGTGTTCGACATTTGGAAAATCCCCAGCAGGCAGATGGAATTCCCTTTGAACCTGTTTGGATGAGTTGGGCATTAACACACAAGACTAGTGCTCAATATAgaaattactccctctgtttcattatgtttgtctggttttgacttggcacggagt
This region includes:
- the LOC125876297 gene encoding upstream activation factor subunit spp27, coding for MLPQRMKKVMTDNPKKLANLIDLVNLPSTLREFMGQSQTSRLGCFKRVWSYIKENNLQDPNNKNLVNCDEKLKSVLLGKPQVELTELPTLIKLHFPKQPR